ATTCGCTACGTGGGCGAAACCGTGGCCCAGAAGCTGGCCCAGCACTACCGCACGATGGCCGCCATCATGGCGGCCTCGGCCGAAGAGCTGGCCGCCGTGCCCGAGGTCGGCGGCGTCATTGCCGACTCGCTGGCCCTGTGGAGCCAGCAGCCCGAAAGCCAGGAGCTGGTAAGCCGCCTGCAGGCGGCCGGCGTGCAGCTCGCCACCACCGGTGAGCCGCCCCAGGCGGTGAGCAACCGCCTCAGCGGGCTAACGTTTGTACTCTCGGGCGTGTTTGAGAACTATAGCCGCGAGCAGCTGCAGGAATTGATTCAGCAGCACGGCGGTAAAATCACGGGCTCTATCTCCAAGAAGCTAAGCTACCTGGTAGCCGGCGACAACATGGGCCCCGCCAAGCGCGAAAAGGCTACTACGCTCAAGGTGCCGATTATCTCGGAGGATGAGCTATTGGCGCTGCTGCCGGCCGCCGACTGATAGCGCGGGGGGCCGCAAGGTAAAAAGAGGTTTCGCAAAGTACCTGCGATGGTTTTTAATCCAGTGAGCGGTTTCGGAATTAATTAAAAATCAATTCCGAAACCGCTCTGAATCCAAACCTTGCGAAACCTCTTTTTACCTTGCGGCCCCTCACCCTCACTTGGTAAAATCGGGCAGTACTTCCAAAAACATGGGCGAAGGCAGGCTTACCGATTCGCCGGTGGGCGAAAGCTTGCCCGACTTGGCATCGATGCGGTAGGTGAAGATGTTATCCGAATTCTGATTGGCAACCAGTAGTATTCGGCCGCTGGGGTCGAGGGCAAAGTTGCGGGGCGTCTGGCCCTGGGTGCTGATGTGCTGCACCAGCGTCAGGCGGCCCGTAACCGGCTCAATCGCAAAGACTGCCAAGCTGTTATCCCCCCGGTTAGACGTATAGAGAAAGCGCCCGTCGGGACTGACGTGCACATCGGCCCCCGAATTTTCTCCCTTGAAGCCGGCCGGCAGCGTCGAGAGCGTCTGCAATTCGGTAAACGTGCCGGTGGTATCATAATCCAGCGCCGTTACGGTCGAGTTCAGCTCATTTTCGAGGTAGGCGAAGTGGCCATTGGGATGAAACGTGAGGTGGCGCGGCCCCGCGCCCGGCCGGGCCAAAAACGCCGGCTTGGCCTGGGGCCGCAGCTGGCCAGTAGTTGCGTTAAACCGGTAGGCATATACCTTATCCGTACCCAGGTCCACGGCAAAGGCGTAGCGATTGACCGGGTCTGTGATAAAACAGTGCGCGTGCGCGTGGTCCTGGTTTTTGTGCGGTCCCAGCGGCGGCTGATGCTGGTCGTTAGCCGAGGCGGGAGCCAGCTTCCCATCGGCTTGCAGTGGCAACACGCTCACACTTCCCCCGCCATAATTGGCTACCAGCACTTCCTTACCCGTGTGGTCGAGGCTGATGTAGCACGGCCCCGCCCCGCGCGAGGGCTGCTGGTTGAGCAGGGCCAAGGCGCCGGTCTGGGCATCGACGGCAAAGGCACTAACGCCACCAGTATTGGCCTGGCCCCGGAAGGTGCCGCTTTCACTCACCGCGTACAAATGGCGGTGCGTGGCATCCATCGTCAGGTAAGTCGGGTGGTCGCCGCCGCGCTGCACGCTTACTGGCGTCAGCGCGCCCGTGGCCGGATGCAGGCGATAGAGATAAATGCTGGCCGCCTGGTCGCCGCCCACATTCGTACCCACGTATACGAGGCTGCCGATAGTAGACGACTCGCCGGAGGTAGTGTCGCGCATGGTGCGGGCGCAGCTGCCCAGCACAGCAACGGCCAGGAAGGCCGCCAGCGGGCGCCCCCAAAGGTGAAAAGCAGTAGTTTTAGTCATAGCGCTGAATGACGGAGAATAGCGCACAAAGATGCTTATCCTCCCCTATATATCTGCGCAAAAAAGCAGTCAGGCCAGCTTTCCCCGGTTGCTGAGCTGGCTGGTCTGGCGATGTAAGCTCGGCAGTATTCGCAGTTAACCAGCAATACTTTACCGACTACCCAAACTGCCTTTCGTAGCTGGCACCGCCACGTTCTGGGGTGGGCCAAGGTAGCTGGCGGGCACGGCACCGGGGCTCACCACCAGCTTTTCGAGCACCACGCCGGGGTCGACGCGCCAGAACCTGAGGACGTGCGGGCCGGCCGCCGCCACGTGGTGCTGCGAGGTTTTAAGGATGATATTACTGGCCACGGCCTGCTCCCAGGGCTTGTTGCCGTTGTCGGGGCTGAGGCCGGTGTGCAGGTTGACGAGCTGCGGCGCTTCGTCGTCAATCGACACGGCGTAGCGCAGGCCGGTGGTATTGGTAAAATCGAGGGTCGGGGCCAGGTAGGCGCTCACTGCTACCGGGCCGGCCTGGGAGAGCGTAATGCGGTAATCGAGATGCGGGGTGTTGCCGCCCGGCGTGGCCGTGGGCGCGGCCGTGGTGGGGATGCTCGTTACGGCTCCCGCCGTGCGGCCCAGGTCGGGCAGGCGCTGCCAGCTTACGCCCCCGCCATTCACGGCCTGCGTGAAGTACTCGGCTTCAATCGACACGTAGTCAGCTTTTTCGGGTGTTACGGCGTTGGTCGTCGGCGCCGGCGCCGTGCCGGCGGCCAGCGTCACCACTTCGGGCATCGTATCGACGGGCGGCTGCTGCCAGTAGGTGTAGCCGATGTGGGTCTGGTCCATCATATGGTTCCACTTGCCCCCGGCCAGGGTATTGTAGCGCCGCGAGATTTCGGCGTCTTTGGCAAACAGCGCCCGGGCTTTTTCGGCCAGCGCATTGGTGTTGGGCTGCTTGGTTTTTGCCGCTTCGCGGTTCAGGGCCACGGTGTAGTACAGCTCGTTGAGGTTGGCGCAGGCCAGCACCGGGTGCAGCACCAGCTCGAAGTAGGCATCGCGGGCCGCGGCCGGCAGCTTTTGGTTGATGGCCTCCGCACGGGTAGCAAGGGTAGTGTAATCGGCTACTACCGTGGCCCATTCGCCGGTAGCCAGGCTGTAGGTAGTGGCATCGAGCAGCTCGGGCTTGCGGCGGGCATTGTACTTGGCATACCTGGCGAGGATATCGGCAATTTCGGCGGCGTATTGGGGGCCAAACTGCTGGGCCGCCCAGCGCTGGGTGTAGGCCGCTACCCCGTCGGCCGGAATGGCTTTCGGGTTCCAGGCCAGGTCGAGGAAGAATGAGATTGGCAGCTCCATCGGCTTGAGGTCGCCCACGTTCACAATCCAGATGCGGTCGGCGCCGTAGTCCTTAGCCAGGCTCATCTGCTCCCGGATGCGCGGCAGCGGGTTGGTATTGAGCCATTTGTAATTACGCGGCCCACCCACGTAATCAAAATGGTAGTAGATGCCGTAGCCGCCGCGCCGGGGCGGGGCGGCTAGCTTGGGCAGCTTGCGAATATTCCCCCAGTTGTCGTCGCAGAGCAGCAGCGTCACGTCGTCGGGCACGCGCATGCCCTTGTCGTAGTAGTCCTGTACTTCCTTATAGAGCGCCCACACCTGGGGCGTCTGGCCGGCGGGCCGGCCAGTAGTCCGGGCGATGATTTTGCGCTGGTCGGCCACTATTTTTTCGAGCAGCGCAATGTTGCTGCCTTCGCTCATGGGCTCGTCGCCGTCGCCGCGCATCCCAATGGTAACCAGGCTTTCGTGCCGGCCCATGTTGCGGATTCCCTGCCGCCAGAACTCACGCAGCGTGCTGTCGTTGGTCTGGTAGTTCCAGGCGCCGTGGCCGTAGCGCTTCCACTCCTGCTGGGCGCGCAGCATAGGCTCGTGGTGCGAAGTGCCCATCACAATCCCGTATTCATCGGCCAGCTGCGGGTCGGCCTTGTCATCGTCGTTGAAGGCATTGCCCCACATGGCGGGCCACAGGTAATTGCCTTTCAAACGCAGAATCAGCTCGAACACATGCTCATACGCCTGGTGATTGATGCCGCCAAACTTTGCCTTCGCCCAACCCGCAAAGGCCGGCGCTTCGTCATTGATAAAAATTCCCCGGTACTTCACCTGCGGCGTGCCCAGCGTGTGGCGGCCGGCGGCCACGTACAGGCTTTTTTGCGGCGGCACGGGCACATCGGCCCACCAGTACCAGGGCGAAACGCCCATCTGCTGCGATAAATCGTACAGACCATATATAGTACCCCGCTTATCGCTGCCGGCCACCACCAGCGCCTGACGCACGCCGGGGAGCGGGTTGGCCACGGGCTGCACCACGAAGGTTTCCCAGCGCCCGGCCAGGCTTTTCACGTCGAGCTTACCGGCTTTTACCAGCTTATCTATCAAGGCGCTATGCCCAATTGTGCCAATAAGCACTACCGGCTGCCGGCCCTGCGGCGGGCTGGTGCGCAGGGCCGGCTTTTGGCCGGTCACGCGCCCGAGGTCGGCCTGCACATCGCGGGCGGCGCGCAGCACGCCGGGCCACTCGCCGGGGCTGGCGTAGAGCGTGGCGGCCCGGCCATTGGCAAAGAGCGGAAAGCTGCCCGCGCTTTCGGTAGCCGAGATATAGCTGGTGCCAACAGGCAGCGCCGCCGGCTGCGCCACGGCCAGCACCGGCAGGAGCAGCAGCGCCAGCGCACCGCGAAGGTGAGTGATGATAGCACGCATACTATTACTATTCAATAAGTTATCCATCTAAAAGTTAACCACTTCGTAGTACGCCGGCTTGGGCTTGAAATTCTCATCGAACAGCAGCGGGTGGTTTTTGCGGCCGGCCACGGGGTAGCTATCGAGCCAGGTGTAGTGGTCGGAGATATTCCAGAAGGTTACGCCGGTCAGGTACTTTACCTCGTCACGGAACACCTTGAAAAACAGCTTGTACTGAGCCGTTTGCTTTTGCTGCATCTCGGGCGTGTAGGCGTCCGACTCGCCGGGGCGCCGGGCGCGGCGGTCCTTTTCCCAGGGGTACACCGACACGTCGAGCTCGGTAATCTGCACCTTCAGCCCCAGCGAAGCGAAGCGCTCGATGGTGGCGCGCAGGTCTTTTTCGGTGGGCTCGACCAGCGACCAGTGCCCCTGTAGCCCTACCGCATCGATGGGCACCTTGGCCTGCTTTAATTTCTTGAGCAGCTGGTAGATGCGCTCGCGCTTGCCGGGGCGCTCGGTGTTGTAGTCGTTGTAAAACAGCACCGCTTGAGGGTCGGCAGCGTGGGCGTAGCGGAAGGCTTCGGCAATAAAATCCTCGCCGCAGATTTTATACCAGTCCGAGTTGCGCAGGAGCTGCGTGCTGTCGTCAGCAACCGCTTCGTTGACCACATCCCAGGCATAAATCTTACCTTTGTAGCGCTTTACCACGGTATCGATGTGGTCGTGCAAGCGCCTGAGCAGCAATTCTTTGCTCACCGGGCTGCCGTCCGCGTTTTTAAACAGCCACCTGGGCGTTTGCTCGTGCCAGCAGAGGTTGTGGCCGCGCACGCGCAGCTGGTGGGCCTGGGCAAAGTCCACGATGGCATCGGCCGGCCCCCAGTTGTAGCGGTTTTCTTCGGGGTGAATGGGGCCCATCTTCATATCGTTCTCCGGCGTCAGGCTGTTGAACTGCCGGAGAATGAGCGCCACCTCGGCCGGGTTTTTCAAGGCCTGCGGCGACACGGCCACGCCGATGGGGAAATAGGCCTGGTAGTAATCTTTGAGGCCCTTTTCGGCGGGCGGGCGCTGGCTGCTGCTAAGGCCGACGGCGCCGGTAAACAGCACACTGGCCAGGGCCAGCCGATACATATTGTTTTTCATATTCTTCAAAAAAGCGTACACTCCGTGCGGAAACGCCACTTTGCGCGTCTCCCTATTCTTTACCAGGCCAGTTAAAGCTTACTTCACTTCCAGCACCACCACCGATTTGGGTGGCATTTCCACGGCCAGCTTATCGCCGCGCTTCCTGGCGCCGCTAAACGTCGCTAACCTGATGTTGTCGGGCTGGTCAAACGTGTTGTAGTCGCTGACTTTCGCCGAGGTCAATATCCTGCCCGTCACGGTTTTCCAGCTCATGCCGGGCAGCGCCATCTCCATTCGGAAGCTATGGCTGGGGTCGAGGTTGACGAGCGACACGTGCACCACGCCGTTCTTATCTTTCGAGGCGGAGGCGTTCAGGGCCGGAATTCTCTCGCCATTCAGCAGGTAGTCGGGGCTGCTGAATTGCAGGGGCAGCAGCTGCGCATCCTGGTGCACCTGGTAGAGGTCGAAGACGTGATAAGTGGGCGTGAGCAGCATCCGCTCTTTATCCGTTAAAATCAAGGCCTGCAGCACGTTCACGGCCTGGGCGAGGTTGGCCCCGCGCACCCGGTCGGCGTGATTATTAAAGATATTGAGGGTGGTGCCGGCCACCAGCGCATCGCGCAGGGTGTTTTGCTGATACAGAAAGCCGGGGTTGGTGCCGGGCTCTACGTCGGTCCACACGCCCCACTCATCCACGAGCAGCGCCACCTTTTTCTGGGGGTCGTACTTGTCCATAATGGCCGCGTGCCTGGTCACTACCGCGTCCATTTTCAGGCAGTTGCGCACCGTGCTGAAATATTGCGCCTCGTCGAAGCCGGTGGCGGGGCCCTTCTTGGACCAGTTGCCGGTGGGCAGCGTGTACTGGTGCAGCGTAATGGCCCACATCTGGTTGAGCGGAATGCGCTTCATGCACGTTTCCGTCCAGTTGGCATCGTCGCCGTTGGCCCCGCTTACCACGTGGCGCAGCGGCGGCGAGCCGGGGTAGTTGTGGGCGAAGGTGGCGTAGCGCTTGTACACATCCGAGTAGTACTCGGGCGTCATGTTGCCGCCGCAGCCCCAGCTTTCGTTGCCAATACCCCAGAGCGTGACGCCGTAGGGCTTGGGGTGGCCGTTTTGGGCGCGCTCGCGGGTCAGGGGCGTATCGGCGCTGGAGTTGAGGTACTCCATCCAGCTGGCCATCTCCTGCACCGTGCCGCTGCCAACGTTGGCCGCCAGGTAGGGCTCGCAGCCGATGAGGCCGCACAGCTCCAGAAACTCGTGGGTGCCGAAGCTGTTGTCCTCCACCGCGTCGCCCCACCACACGTTGAGGCGCGGGGGCCGCTGGGCGGTGGGCCCAATGCCATCGCGCCAGTGGTAGGCGTCGGCGTAGCAGCCGCCGGGCCAGCGCATATTGGGAACGTGGATTTTGCGCAGGGCCTCCACTACGTCCAGGCGCAGGCGGCCCTGCCGGGGCACGTTCAGGCCGGGCTCAACCCAGAAGCCGCCGTAGATGCAGCGCCCGAGGTGCTCGGCAAATTGCCCGTATATATCTTTGCTAATAAACACTTTAGCATCGCCAGCCTGCACCATTACGGGCACCGTGGCCTGGGCCAGGGCGGGCGCTACGGGGGCCATGACAGCGGCGGCCAGCGCAAAGGCCAGCCAGTGCCGACGGCCAGCCGGCCGTCGGAAAAGGGTTGGAAACAACATGAGCGATTAGGTGCGGGTGGTCGGTTATCGAAATGCAGGACTAACAGCAGCGCAGAGCCCGGCAGCCGATAACCGACCGCCCGCAACTCCTCGCTTAGTTGCCCTTGGCTACTACTTGCTTCTCGTCTTCCTGCTCGGGGTGGCCGGCGAGCACGTCTTTGGCCCGCTTCACGACGTTTTCGACGGTGAAGCCAAACTTCTCGAACAGCTCCTCAGCCGGGGCCGACGCGCCGAAGCGGTTCATGGCAATGACGGCGCCTTCGTCGGTGGCATACTTGTGCCAGCCGATGGGCGTGCCAGCCTCAATAGTTACGCGCTTGCGCAGCGTGGGCGGCAGCACCTTTTCGCGGTAGGCTTTATCCTGGTGCTCAAACAGCTCCCAGCTGGGCATACTCACTACGCGGGTAGCGGTGCCTTCCTGCTCCAGCACCTGCTGGGCCTCCATGGCCAGCTTTACTTCCGAGCCGGTGGCAATGAGAATAAGCTGGGGCTGACCACCCTTCGCCTCGCTCAGAATGTAGGCGCCCTTGGCCACGCCTTCGCGGGCCGAGCCCAGCT
The sequence above is drawn from the Hymenobacter baengnokdamensis genome and encodes:
- a CDS encoding lactonase family protein, whose protein sequence is MTKTTAFHLWGRPLAAFLAVAVLGSCARTMRDTTSGESSTIGSLVYVGTNVGGDQAASIYLYRLHPATGALTPVSVQRGGDHPTYLTMDATHRHLYAVSESGTFRGQANTGGVSAFAVDAQTGALALLNQQPSRGAGPCYISLDHTGKEVLVANYGGGSVSVLPLQADGKLAPASANDQHQPPLGPHKNQDHAHAHCFITDPVNRYAFAVDLGTDKVYAYRFNATTGQLRPQAKPAFLARPGAGPRHLTFHPNGHFAYLENELNSTVTALDYDTTGTFTELQTLSTLPAGFKGENSGADVHVSPDGRFLYTSNRGDNSLAVFAIEPVTGRLTLVQHISTQGQTPRNFALDPSGRILLVANQNSDNIFTYRIDAKSGKLSPTGESVSLPSPMFLEVLPDFTK
- a CDS encoding glycosyl hydrolase 115 family protein, whose protein sequence is MRAIITHLRGALALLLLPVLAVAQPAALPVGTSYISATESAGSFPLFANGRAATLYASPGEWPGVLRAARDVQADLGRVTGQKPALRTSPPQGRQPVVLIGTIGHSALIDKLVKAGKLDVKSLAGRWETFVVQPVANPLPGVRQALVVAGSDKRGTIYGLYDLSQQMGVSPWYWWADVPVPPQKSLYVAAGRHTLGTPQVKYRGIFINDEAPAFAGWAKAKFGGINHQAYEHVFELILRLKGNYLWPAMWGNAFNDDDKADPQLADEYGIVMGTSHHEPMLRAQQEWKRYGHGAWNYQTNDSTLREFWRQGIRNMGRHESLVTIGMRGDGDEPMSEGSNIALLEKIVADQRKIIARTTGRPAGQTPQVWALYKEVQDYYDKGMRVPDDVTLLLCDDNWGNIRKLPKLAAPPRRGGYGIYYHFDYVGGPRNYKWLNTNPLPRIREQMSLAKDYGADRIWIVNVGDLKPMELPISFFLDLAWNPKAIPADGVAAYTQRWAAQQFGPQYAAEIADILARYAKYNARRKPELLDATTYSLATGEWATVVADYTTLATRAEAINQKLPAAARDAYFELVLHPVLACANLNELYYTVALNREAAKTKQPNTNALAEKARALFAKDAEISRRYNTLAGGKWNHMMDQTHIGYTYWQQPPVDTMPEVVTLAAGTAPAPTTNAVTPEKADYVSIEAEYFTQAVNGGGVSWQRLPDLGRTAGAVTSIPTTAAPTATPGGNTPHLDYRITLSQAGPVAVSAYLAPTLDFTNTTGLRYAVSIDDEAPQLVNLHTGLSPDNGNKPWEQAVASNIILKTSQHHVAAAGPHVLRFWRVDPGVVLEKLVVSPGAVPASYLGPPQNVAVPATKGSLGSR
- a CDS encoding endo-1,4-beta-xylanase; this translates as MKNNMYRLALASVLFTGAVGLSSSQRPPAEKGLKDYYQAYFPIGVAVSPQALKNPAEVALILRQFNSLTPENDMKMGPIHPEENRYNWGPADAIVDFAQAHQLRVRGHNLCWHEQTPRWLFKNADGSPVSKELLLRRLHDHIDTVVKRYKGKIYAWDVVNEAVADDSTQLLRNSDWYKICGEDFIAEAFRYAHAADPQAVLFYNDYNTERPGKRERIYQLLKKLKQAKVPIDAVGLQGHWSLVEPTEKDLRATIERFASLGLKVQITELDVSVYPWEKDRRARRPGESDAYTPEMQQKQTAQYKLFFKVFRDEVKYLTGVTFWNISDHYTWLDSYPVAGRKNHPLLFDENFKPKPAYYEVVNF
- a CDS encoding alpha-N-arabinofuranosidase, producing MLFPTLFRRPAGRRHWLAFALAAAVMAPVAPALAQATVPVMVQAGDAKVFISKDIYGQFAEHLGRCIYGGFWVEPGLNVPRQGRLRLDVVEALRKIHVPNMRWPGGCYADAYHWRDGIGPTAQRPPRLNVWWGDAVEDNSFGTHEFLELCGLIGCEPYLAANVGSGTVQEMASWMEYLNSSADTPLTRERAQNGHPKPYGVTLWGIGNESWGCGGNMTPEYYSDVYKRYATFAHNYPGSPPLRHVVSGANGDDANWTETCMKRIPLNQMWAITLHQYTLPTGNWSKKGPATGFDEAQYFSTVRNCLKMDAVVTRHAAIMDKYDPQKKVALLVDEWGVWTDVEPGTNPGFLYQQNTLRDALVAGTTLNIFNNHADRVRGANLAQAVNVLQALILTDKERMLLTPTYHVFDLYQVHQDAQLLPLQFSSPDYLLNGERIPALNASASKDKNGVVHVSLVNLDPSHSFRMEMALPGMSWKTVTGRILTSAKVSDYNTFDQPDNIRLATFSGARKRGDKLAVEMPPKSVVVLEVK